In a genomic window of Mycolicibacterium neoaurum VKM Ac-1815D:
- the fni gene encoding type 2 isopentenyl-diphosphate Delta-isomerase — translation MQVRKRRHIDVCLSEAVQYQTVRTGLERYRLPYNALTQTDLARIDLSTQFLGKRLAAPVLIGAMTGGSELSGTINRHLAAAAQSLGVGMMLGSQRIMLGDESVTSFHVRDIAPDVLLIGNIGLAQVGVDVVPSLRDALASVGADALAVHTNPLQEAMQYEGDTDFAGSLARLQQVIASVGYPVLVKEVGHGIGGVAARGLADIGVAAVDVAGAGGTSWARVEQFVRYGSVSDPDVAEWGIPTAQALVEVRSTLPSMPLVASGGIRAGMDAAKAIALGADVVAVAQPLLVPAIESAAAVEDWLGRFIAELRVCLHGCGAPDLAALRAGGIDRV, via the coding sequence ATGCAGGTGCGCAAGCGTCGGCATATCGACGTCTGCCTATCCGAGGCCGTCCAGTACCAGACGGTGCGCACGGGTTTGGAGCGCTACCGGTTGCCCTACAACGCACTCACCCAGACCGACCTCGCCCGCATCGACCTGAGCACGCAGTTCCTCGGTAAGCGACTGGCCGCGCCGGTGCTCATCGGCGCCATGACGGGCGGCTCGGAATTGTCGGGCACCATCAACCGCCATCTGGCCGCGGCCGCACAGTCACTCGGTGTCGGGATGATGCTCGGCTCGCAGCGCATCATGCTCGGCGATGAGTCGGTCACCAGTTTTCATGTGCGCGATATCGCCCCCGATGTGCTGCTGATCGGCAATATCGGGCTGGCGCAGGTGGGTGTGGACGTGGTGCCGTCGTTACGCGATGCGCTGGCATCGGTGGGCGCCGACGCGCTGGCGGTGCACACCAATCCGCTGCAGGAGGCGATGCAGTACGAGGGTGATACCGATTTCGCCGGGTCGCTGGCCCGGCTCCAGCAGGTGATCGCGTCGGTCGGGTATCCGGTGTTGGTCAAAGAGGTGGGCCACGGGATCGGTGGGGTTGCCGCGCGCGGGTTGGCCGATATCGGGGTGGCCGCCGTCGATGTGGCCGGCGCCGGCGGGACATCGTGGGCACGCGTCGAACAGTTCGTGCGCTACGGCTCGGTGAGCGATCCGGATGTGGCCGAGTGGGGTATTCCGACCGCGCAGGCCTTGGTGGAGGTGCGCTCTACGCTGCCGTCGATGCCGCTGGTCGCCTCGGGCGGCATCCGCGCGGGCATGGATGCGGCCAAGGCGATCGCGCTGGGTGCCGATGTGGTCGCGGTGGCGCAGCCGTTGTTGGTGCCGGCGATCGAGTCCGCCGCCGCGGTCGAGGATTGGCTGGGACGTTTCATCGCCGAGCTGCGCGTGTGTTTGCACGGATGCGGCGCACCCGACCTGGCCGCGTTGCGTGCCGGTGGGATCGACCGGGTCTAG
- a CDS encoding P-II family nitrogen regulator, whose translation MKLITAIVKPFTLEDVKTGLEQTGILGMTVSEVQGYGRQKGHTEVYRGAEYSVDFVPKVRVEVVVDDSAVDKVVDVIVQAARTGKIGDGKVWVSPVETVVRVRTGERGVDAL comes from the coding sequence ATGAAACTGATCACCGCGATCGTCAAGCCATTCACTCTCGAAGACGTCAAGACCGGCCTGGAGCAGACGGGCATCCTCGGTATGACCGTCAGCGAGGTGCAGGGTTACGGCCGCCAGAAGGGCCACACCGAGGTCTACCGCGGCGCCGAGTACTCGGTGGACTTCGTGCCCAAGGTGCGCGTCGAGGTCGTCGTCGACGACTCGGCCGTGGACAAGGTCGTGGATGTCATCGTCCAGGCCGCCCGTACCGGAAAGATCGGCGACGGCAAGGTGTGGGTGAGCCCGGTGGAAACCGTCGTGCGGGTGCGCACGGGAGAGCGCGGAGTCGACGCCCTCTGA
- a CDS encoding TPR repeat region-containing protein — protein MGALEGFLSTWDKARRTFGAGVPQTGEQFDQSAQLQQLQSTVQTAAPGSAWSGTAANAYGEVNKEHARVLGELAVLDKRLASHVNESANVVATGRQNLDNLRQWVVDAAASVPPGKNREQLILPIVQKGLGELSGIVSTSNSELNRVAGDITKLGTEWDALQDQKFGGAGKEDKPEQRDDEVQLVSNEEALEGDGATEENANDRLKREIDEGTNLGSSDGASLADGQLTPEESERLKDAASLSADEKADLNNGSLTIPPHQMAYLNGLSSSLDGKSPAEIKSILAKLPPSEAQAVSNALHIVGSDKVHTEGASTTLKPGEHGYVPLNGGKDNLPQSIQSIFDAPLIDSQLPEQKTLPDGRIVIDTFDPNKPYNYLDEYRDIAAIAEYGDPSLQRGSALNDGLLAESRELLENFESKDWPTFGSTGWAHENLDPALQDMLSAASHDPIAVHEALAGAGGTSPNNEFIGDLLKHDWADDGLAAGTLFPDAADTSERAGQVMHAVDIYTGQNYQELLNIHDKQSLGQINPALTQALAQANIPYIDDMFNANVNDTKGFESLDGLNKPGGNANMDVTRGLFAVIDSDPVANKDFNGAATDLWKGYVSQYSDSLVNGQAPDAGALQAAGYLQRMMDQGEFLNQYDQTGDKQAAATAAQQSRALWYDTIHDGVSLFPKAGDVISVYDALPGDPLRDFFVGAPPKEDYPNLPAKNINEVIHLATAYAAAKGAGDLAILDQYMSDGALDPFNNNASATTAMTTYLSELAKGNDMGFNLYTSAYETGLTISDDELEELKNAGS, from the coding sequence GTGGGTGCGCTCGAGGGATTCTTGTCGACGTGGGACAAGGCTCGCCGGACGTTCGGGGCGGGGGTCCCCCAGACCGGTGAGCAGTTCGACCAGAGCGCACAACTGCAGCAGCTGCAGTCCACGGTGCAGACCGCCGCACCGGGGTCAGCCTGGTCAGGCACGGCCGCCAACGCCTACGGCGAGGTGAACAAGGAACACGCCCGGGTGCTGGGCGAGCTGGCCGTACTGGACAAGCGGTTGGCCAGCCACGTCAACGAGTCGGCCAACGTCGTCGCCACCGGCCGGCAGAACCTCGACAATCTGCGCCAGTGGGTGGTCGACGCCGCGGCATCGGTGCCACCCGGGAAGAATCGCGAGCAGTTGATACTGCCGATCGTGCAGAAGGGCCTCGGCGAGCTGTCCGGGATCGTCAGCACATCCAATTCCGAATTGAACCGGGTGGCCGGTGACATCACCAAGCTGGGCACCGAATGGGATGCGTTGCAGGATCAGAAGTTCGGTGGCGCGGGCAAGGAGGACAAGCCCGAGCAGCGGGACGATGAAGTGCAGCTGGTGAGCAACGAAGAGGCGCTTGAAGGGGACGGCGCGACCGAGGAGAACGCCAACGATCGACTCAAACGCGAGATCGACGAAGGCACCAACTTAGGCAGCAGCGACGGAGCATCGCTGGCCGATGGCCAACTCACACCTGAGGAGTCAGAGCGCCTCAAAGATGCTGCCTCGCTCTCAGCCGATGAGAAAGCTGACCTCAACAACGGTAGTTTGACCATTCCGCCACATCAGATGGCATACCTGAATGGACTGTCGAGTTCGCTCGACGGAAAATCCCCAGCTGAGATCAAATCAATACTCGCAAAACTTCCGCCCAGCGAAGCGCAAGCAGTATCGAACGCGCTGCATATCGTCGGCAGCGACAAGGTGCATACTGAAGGCGCCAGCACTACGCTCAAGCCTGGCGAACACGGTTACGTTCCGCTGAACGGCGGAAAAGATAACCTACCACAGAGCATCCAGAGCATCTTTGATGCGCCCTTGATCGATTCGCAACTGCCCGAACAAAAGACGCTTCCTGACGGACGCATCGTCATCGACACTTTCGACCCAAATAAGCCCTATAACTACCTCGATGAATATCGAGACATTGCCGCCATCGCCGAGTACGGCGACCCTAGTTTACAACGGGGAAGCGCTCTAAACGACGGGCTGCTCGCCGAGTCCCGCGAGCTCCTCGAAAACTTCGAGAGCAAAGACTGGCCTACCTTCGGCAGCACGGGTTGGGCTCATGAGAACTTGGATCCCGCACTACAGGACATGTTATCGGCTGCCTCCCATGATCCAATTGCCGTCCATGAGGCGCTTGCCGGAGCGGGAGGCACCTCTCCCAACAATGAGTTCATTGGCGACCTACTTAAACACGACTGGGCCGATGATGGCCTGGCGGCTGGAACACTGTTCCCCGATGCCGCCGATACATCCGAGCGCGCAGGCCAAGTTATGCACGCTGTCGACATATACACAGGTCAGAACTACCAAGAGCTACTTAATATCCACGACAAGCAATCGCTCGGCCAGATCAATCCCGCACTGACGCAGGCACTCGCGCAAGCCAACATCCCGTATATCGACGACATGTTCAATGCGAATGTGAACGACACCAAAGGCTTTGAGTCACTTGATGGACTCAACAAGCCGGGCGGTAATGCCAACATGGATGTGACGCGGGGACTATTTGCAGTCATCGATTCAGATCCAGTCGCTAACAAGGACTTCAACGGCGCGGCAACAGACCTGTGGAAGGGCTACGTGAGCCAGTACTCCGACTCTCTCGTCAACGGGCAAGCACCCGATGCCGGAGCGCTGCAAGCTGCAGGCTATCTACAACGAATGATGGACCAAGGCGAATTCTTGAATCAGTACGATCAGACCGGAGACAAGCAGGCCGCAGCGACCGCAGCACAGCAGTCCCGAGCCCTTTGGTACGACACCATTCACGACGGTGTCAGTCTATTTCCAAAAGCTGGCGACGTAATCTCCGTGTACGACGCCTTGCCGGGCGATCCATTGCGTGATTTTTTCGTTGGCGCTCCACCAAAAGAGGATTACCCGAACCTGCCCGCGAAGAACATCAATGAAGTGATACACCTTGCGACCGCATACGCAGCAGCAAAAGGCGCAGGCGATCTAGCAATACTCGACCAATACATGAGTGACGGGGCCCTCGATCCGTTCAACAACAACGCCAGCGCCACAACAGCCATGACCACGTACCTGTCGGAACTGGCCAAAGGAAACGACATGGGATTCAATCTCTACACCTCGGCATACGAAACAGGACTCACAATTTCCGACGACGAGCTGGAGGAGCTGAAAAATGCCGGTTCTTAA
- a CDS encoding [protein-PII] uridylyltransferase, translating to MTDQTPDPAAGAARWEAPAAGSPRPATDLAKATAQLLNTGGKQLDSAGLRDALLDLHEFWLSTKATEIGITATSGFAIVATGGLGRGEFLPYSDLDLTLLHDNMPADVVSKVAELLWYPLWDANIRIDHSVRTVPEALKVAGEDIAVGMAMLDARHIAGDAELSALLTGGARRQWRIGIAGRFEELVEHTRARWERSGEIAHRAEPDLKNGRGGIRDVQLLNALAIAQLADVYPSRLLASPTGTLGGAHLSLLNVRTELHRVSGRGREQVLAQYADEIGAALRIGDRFDLARAISDAARTISYYVDAGIRTAGNALPRRGFAALRRPARRPLDEGVIEFAGEVILARDARPERDPGLILRVAAASAITGLPIAAPTLSRLAGAAPELRTPWPREALKDLLVLLSAGPTAVATVEALDRTGLWGRLFPEWGAVRDLPPRDVVHIWTVDRHLVETVSRAAALTTRVSRPDLLVLGALVHDIGKGRGGDHSIIGAELATQIGTRLGLWPSDVELLSKMVRYHLLLPDTATRRDLQDPNTIASVAEALGGDSQLLELLHALAEADSLATGPGVWGDWKSSLIGDLVRRCRLVMAGEPLPTPDPVDPRYLELAADAGVHVEMVPGEGPHIHNVTMIAPDRRGLLSKAAGVLALNALRVHSASVNSHEGVAINTFAVSPHFGTPPAAELLRQQFILALDGGLDVADMLARRDLEAAAGQSRAGETPASVPATSATAPPRILWFTGDAPGELVLQVRAGDRPGLLSRLTAVIERRGLDITWAKVTTLGSVVIDVFNIVVPALGETKLDEVRAEMERELYAMLPTPPRKVSEAS from the coding sequence ATGACTGATCAGACACCAGATCCCGCCGCCGGGGCAGCCCGATGGGAAGCCCCGGCGGCGGGATCGCCGCGTCCGGCCACCGATCTGGCGAAGGCCACCGCACAACTTCTCAACACCGGCGGTAAGCAGTTGGATTCGGCGGGTCTGCGCGACGCGCTGCTCGACCTGCACGAATTCTGGTTGTCCACCAAAGCAACCGAGATCGGCATCACCGCCACCAGCGGATTCGCGATCGTCGCCACCGGGGGACTGGGCCGCGGCGAATTCTTACCCTACTCGGACCTCGACCTCACACTGCTGCACGACAATATGCCCGCCGATGTGGTCAGCAAGGTTGCTGAACTCCTGTGGTACCCGTTGTGGGACGCCAACATTCGCATCGACCACAGCGTCCGGACCGTTCCCGAGGCACTGAAGGTCGCCGGTGAAGACATCGCGGTCGGGATGGCGATGCTCGACGCCCGCCACATCGCCGGTGACGCAGAGCTTTCCGCGCTGCTCACCGGCGGCGCACGCCGGCAGTGGCGGATCGGTATCGCCGGTCGCTTCGAAGAACTCGTCGAACACACCAGGGCGCGCTGGGAGCGCAGCGGTGAGATCGCCCACCGCGCCGAACCCGACCTGAAGAACGGTCGCGGCGGCATCCGCGACGTCCAGCTGCTCAACGCCCTGGCCATCGCCCAGTTGGCCGACGTGTACCCGAGCCGGCTGCTCGCCTCGCCCACCGGAACGCTCGGCGGAGCGCACCTGTCACTGCTCAACGTCCGCACCGAGTTGCACCGCGTCTCCGGGCGTGGACGCGAGCAGGTGCTGGCCCAGTACGCCGACGAGATCGGCGCCGCCCTGCGCATCGGCGACCGGTTCGACCTGGCGCGGGCGATCTCCGATGCCGCCCGCACGATCAGCTACTACGTCGACGCCGGGATCCGAACCGCCGGAAATGCCCTGCCGCGCCGCGGTTTCGCCGCGTTGCGACGCCCGGCGCGGCGTCCCCTCGACGAGGGAGTCATCGAGTTCGCCGGTGAGGTCATCCTGGCTCGGGACGCGCGGCCCGAACGTGACCCCGGCCTGATCCTGCGGGTCGCCGCCGCCTCGGCCATCACCGGGCTGCCCATCGCGGCGCCCACCCTGAGCCGATTGGCCGGTGCGGCACCCGAGCTTCGCACGCCCTGGCCACGGGAGGCGCTCAAAGACCTGCTGGTGCTGCTCTCGGCGGGCCCGACCGCGGTGGCCACCGTCGAGGCCCTCGACCGCACCGGGCTGTGGGGTCGGCTCTTCCCTGAATGGGGTGCCGTCCGCGACCTGCCCCCGCGCGATGTCGTGCACATCTGGACCGTCGACCGTCACCTTGTTGAAACCGTCTCCCGCGCAGCGGCATTGACGACCCGCGTGTCGAGGCCCGATCTGCTGGTGCTCGGCGCGCTGGTGCACGATATCGGCAAGGGCCGCGGCGGGGACCACAGCATCATCGGTGCCGAACTGGCCACCCAGATCGGCACCAGGCTGGGACTGTGGCCCTCCGACGTCGAATTGCTCTCGAAGATGGTGCGCTACCACCTGCTGCTGCCCGACACCGCAACCCGGCGAGACCTGCAGGACCCCAACACCATCGCCTCGGTGGCCGAGGCGCTAGGCGGCGACTCGCAGTTACTGGAGCTGCTGCACGCGCTGGCCGAGGCCGACTCGCTGGCGACCGGACCCGGGGTGTGGGGGGACTGGAAGTCCTCGCTCATCGGTGATCTGGTGCGGCGATGCAGGCTGGTCATGGCCGGTGAACCGCTGCCCACCCCCGATCCGGTGGACCCCCGCTATCTTGAGCTGGCGGCCGATGCCGGGGTGCACGTGGAGATGGTTCCCGGGGAGGGGCCACACATCCACAACGTCACCATGATCGCCCCGGACCGGCGCGGTCTGCTGTCCAAGGCCGCCGGCGTACTGGCGCTCAATGCGCTGCGGGTGCACTCGGCGTCGGTGAACAGCCATGAGGGCGTGGCCATCAACACCTTCGCGGTATCACCGCATTTCGGCACGCCGCCGGCCGCCGAACTGCTGCGCCAACAATTCATCCTCGCTCTCGACGGAGGTCTGGACGTCGCCGACATGCTGGCCCGTCGGGACCTGGAGGCCGCCGCCGGGCAGTCTCGGGCCGGTGAGACGCCGGCTTCGGTGCCGGCCACCAGCGCCACGGCGCCGCCACGCATCCTGTGGTTCACCGGGGACGCCCCCGGTGAACTGGTGCTACAGGTCCGCGCCGGCGACCGGCCCGGGTTGCTGTCGCGGCTGACCGCGGTCATCGAGCGCCGTGGTCTGGACATCACCTGGGCGAAGGTGACGACGCTGGGTTCGGTGGTCATCGATGTGTTCAACATCGTGGTGCCGGCGCTGGGCGAGACGAAACTCGACGAGGTGCGCGCCGAGATGGAACGCGAGCTCTACGCGATGCTGCCGACTCCGCCGCGCAAGGTGTCCGAAGCCAGTTAG
- a CDS encoding cytochrome C oxidase subunit IV family protein gives MTALKLLTNRAGASWLFLVAATVLSWAVGAVHGTGSLVAVVVLGIAAIKVRLVGLDFMELRHAPIALRAAFEAYCVGMWALLSALYLWL, from the coding sequence ATGACGGCACTGAAGCTTCTGACGAACCGGGCGGGCGCCAGCTGGCTGTTCCTGGTCGCCGCGACCGTGCTGTCCTGGGCGGTCGGTGCCGTGCACGGCACCGGATCACTGGTGGCGGTGGTGGTGTTGGGTATCGCCGCCATCAAGGTGCGCCTGGTCGGGCTGGACTTCATGGAGTTGCGCCACGCACCGATCGCTCTGCGAGCGGCGTTCGAGGCGTACTGCGTGGGGATGTGGGCGCTGTTGTCGGCGCTCTACCTCTGGCTCTAG
- a CDS encoding ammonium transporter yields the protein MALAIPDENFLPFGPGGLDSGNTAWVLASAALVLFMTPGLAFFYGGLSRQKSVLNMMMMSFGSLGLVSVIYVLWGYSMSFASAHTGETPGLFFDNPFSLFGVNQLTEVREINGAESYVLGGFGTVPAIVWVAFQLTFAVITVALISGAVAERMKFGTWLAFGGLWVTFVYFPLSHMVWGGGLLSGSDQGLAAKLFGVDEEGAANVAPIDFAGGTVVHINAGMAALVLAILLGKRTGFGKTAFRPHNIPFVMLGAAILWFGWFGFNVGSEGGADMVAGLVWVNTTAATAAAMLGWLLVERLRDGHATSVGAASGVVAGLVAITPACGNLTPVWSLVVGAIAGILSALAIGLKYKFGYDDSLDVVGVHLIAGLWGTVSLGFFATETGLFVGGDYKQLVVQVVIAGVALLFTAVLTTIIAFVVKPLGWRVSQEEEATGIDETEHAETAYELA from the coding sequence GTGGCCCTGGCCATACCCGACGAAAATTTCCTGCCGTTCGGCCCCGGAGGTCTGGACTCCGGCAACACGGCATGGGTGCTCGCATCCGCCGCCCTGGTGCTGTTCATGACCCCGGGCCTGGCGTTCTTCTACGGAGGTCTGTCCCGGCAGAAGTCCGTGCTGAACATGATGATGATGTCTTTCGGTTCGCTCGGCTTGGTCAGCGTCATCTACGTGCTGTGGGGCTACTCGATGTCCTTCGCCTCCGCGCACACCGGCGAGACGCCCGGCCTGTTCTTCGATAACCCGTTCTCGCTCTTCGGGGTCAATCAGTTGACCGAGGTGCGCGAGATCAACGGAGCCGAGTCCTACGTGCTCGGCGGCTTCGGCACAGTTCCGGCCATCGTCTGGGTCGCCTTCCAGCTGACCTTCGCCGTCATCACCGTCGCCCTGATCAGTGGCGCGGTCGCCGAGCGCATGAAGTTCGGCACCTGGCTGGCCTTCGGTGGTCTGTGGGTCACCTTCGTGTATTTCCCGCTGTCGCACATGGTCTGGGGCGGCGGTCTGCTCTCCGGTAGCGATCAGGGCCTGGCGGCCAAGCTGTTCGGTGTCGACGAGGAAGGCGCGGCCAACGTCGCACCGATCGACTTCGCCGGTGGCACCGTGGTGCACATCAACGCCGGTATGGCGGCACTGGTGCTCGCCATCCTGCTGGGCAAGCGGACCGGTTTCGGCAAGACCGCATTCCGTCCGCACAACATCCCGTTCGTGATGCTCGGCGCGGCCATCCTGTGGTTCGGCTGGTTCGGCTTCAACGTCGGTTCCGAGGGTGGTGCCGATATGGTTGCCGGCCTCGTGTGGGTCAACACCACCGCCGCCACCGCGGCCGCGATGCTCGGCTGGTTGCTCGTGGAGCGTCTGCGTGACGGGCATGCCACCAGCGTCGGCGCCGCCTCCGGTGTGGTCGCCGGTCTGGTCGCCATCACCCCGGCCTGTGGCAATCTGACCCCGGTTTGGTCGTTGGTCGTCGGTGCGATCGCGGGCATCCTGTCGGCCTTGGCAATCGGCCTGAAGTACAAGTTCGGCTATGACGACTCGCTCGACGTCGTCGGCGTCCACCTGATCGCCGGCCTCTGGGGCACCGTGTCGCTGGGCTTCTTCGCCACCGAAACCGGGCTGTTCGTCGGCGGTGACTACAAGCAGTTGGTGGTCCAGGTCGTGATCGCAGGTGTGGCACTGCTGTTCACCGCGGTGCTGACGACGATCATCGCCTTCGTGGTCAAGCCACTAGGCTGGCGAGTCAGTCAAGAGGAAGAGGCCACCGGCATCGACGAGACCGAGCACGCAGAAACCGCTTATGAACTCGCATGA
- the ftsY gene encoding signal recognition particle-docking protein FtsY: MSDALWIALAVIAVLVVVALVVGLVRYRKRRISLSAPDTTTEIDKSGGYKASTGITFSSSTAAPPVERIDTTGLPGVGDDAAVPRDAPKRTFSEVTLPEPDVETPVEPPVEEPAPVEEPAAEPEPAPEPEPAAEAEPAAVIEPIAPSEGRLERLRGRLAKSQSTLGRGMLGLLGGGDLDEDSWEEIEDTLLIADLGPVVTQNVITALRAKMASASVRTEADARAVLKDVLVAELRPDLDRSIRALPHADKPSVLLVVGVNGTGKTTTVGKLARVLVADGRRVVLGAADTFRAAAADQLQSWAARVGADVVRGPENADPASVAFDAVDKGIATGADVVVVDTAGRLHTKTGLMDELGKVKRVVEKRSRVDEVLLVLDATIGQNSLPQAKVFAEVVDITGVVLTKLDGTAKGGIVFRVQQELGVPVKLVGLGEGPDDLAPFEPSAFVDALLG; this comes from the coding sequence GTGTCTGATGCCTTGTGGATCGCGCTCGCGGTCATAGCCGTACTGGTCGTCGTCGCACTGGTCGTCGGACTGGTGCGCTACCGGAAGCGTCGGATCAGTCTCTCCGCTCCCGACACCACCACCGAGATCGACAAGTCGGGTGGTTACAAAGCCTCGACGGGCATCACGTTCAGTTCCTCGACGGCCGCGCCGCCGGTCGAACGGATCGACACCACCGGCCTTCCGGGTGTCGGCGACGACGCGGCAGTGCCGCGGGATGCGCCCAAGCGCACGTTCTCCGAGGTCACGCTGCCCGAGCCGGACGTCGAGACTCCTGTCGAGCCGCCGGTGGAAGAGCCCGCGCCGGTGGAAGAGCCCGCAGCCGAGCCCGAGCCCGCACCGGAACCGGAGCCGGCCGCGGAGGCCGAACCGGCCGCGGTCATCGAACCCATCGCACCCAGCGAGGGCCGCCTCGAGCGACTGCGTGGCCGCCTCGCCAAATCCCAGAGCACGCTGGGTCGCGGCATGCTCGGCCTGCTCGGCGGTGGCGACCTCGACGAGGACTCCTGGGAAGAGATCGAGGACACCCTGCTGATCGCCGACCTCGGCCCCGTCGTCACCCAGAACGTCATCACCGCATTGCGCGCGAAGATGGCCAGCGCGTCGGTGCGCACCGAAGCCGACGCCCGCGCCGTCCTCAAGGACGTCCTGGTCGCCGAACTGCGCCCCGACCTTGACCGGTCCATCCGGGCACTCCCGCACGCCGACAAGCCCTCGGTGCTGCTCGTGGTGGGCGTCAACGGCACCGGCAAGACCACCACGGTCGGCAAGCTGGCCCGTGTCCTCGTCGCCGACGGACGCCGGGTCGTCCTCGGCGCCGCCGACACCTTCCGCGCCGCCGCCGCCGACCAGCTGCAGAGCTGGGCCGCGCGCGTCGGCGCCGATGTCGTGCGCGGGCCCGAGAACGCCGACCCTGCCTCGGTGGCCTTCGACGCCGTCGACAAGGGCATTGCGACCGGCGCCGACGTCGTGGTCGTCGACACCGCGGGCCGGCTGCACACCAAGACCGGTCTGATGGACGAACTCGGCAAGGTCAAGCGCGTGGTGGAGAAGCGGTCCAGGGTCGACGAGGTGCTCCTGGTCCTCGACGCCACCATCGGTCAGAACAGTCTTCCGCAGGCCAAGGTTTTCGCCGAGGTCGTCGACATCACCGGCGTCGTGTTGACCAAGTTGGACGGCACCGCCAAGGGCGGCATCGTGTTCCGCGTTCAGCAGGAACTGGGCGTCCCGGTCAAGCTGGTCGGTCTCGGTGAGGGACCCGACGATCTGGCTCCGTTCGAGCCCTCGGCATTCGTCGACGCGCTGCTCGGATAG
- a CDS encoding cytochrome c oxidase subunit 3: protein MATPIVNRRIPGESGTWVFLFGDMLLFGAFFVTFLVERATAPEVFDAARTTLHIGVGVTNTLVLLTSSLCAVLTINAMRANQHAIATRSAAAATVLGMTFIALKVYEYVSLGAAGHGPGANDFYLYYFILTGLHLFHVCLGLGALSFVLSQTRRHDLSDTRTALVEGAACFWHLVDLLWIFLFALLYLVS from the coding sequence ATGGCCACGCCAATCGTTAACCGGCGCATCCCCGGTGAAAGCGGCACCTGGGTCTTCCTGTTCGGCGACATGCTCTTGTTCGGCGCCTTCTTCGTCACCTTCCTGGTCGAACGCGCCACGGCGCCGGAGGTGTTCGATGCGGCGCGCACCACCCTGCACATCGGGGTCGGTGTCACCAATACCCTTGTGCTGCTGACCAGTTCGCTCTGCGCGGTGCTGACCATCAACGCGATGCGCGCCAATCAGCACGCCATCGCGACGAGGTCGGCGGCCGCCGCGACGGTGTTGGGTATGACCTTCATCGCGCTCAAGGTCTACGAATACGTCTCGCTGGGTGCCGCGGGACACGGGCCGGGCGCCAACGATTTCTACCTGTACTACTTCATCCTCACCGGCCTGCACCTGTTCCACGTGTGCCTGGGTCTGGGTGCGCTGTCGTTCGTGCTGAGCCAAACCCGCCGACACGACCTGAGCGACACCCGCACCGCGCTGGTCGAAGGGGCAGCGTGCTTCTGGCACCTGGTCGACCTGCTGTGGATCTTCCTCTTCGCCCTGCTCTATCTGGTGAGCTGA